Proteins from one Desmodus rotundus isolate HL8 chromosome 9, HLdesRot8A.1, whole genome shotgun sequence genomic window:
- the NPY2R gene encoding neuropeptide Y receptor type 2 codes for MLKMGPLGTEADENQTVEEMNMEQYGPEQTTPRGETAPDSEPELIDSTRLIEVQIILILAYCSIILLGVIGNSLVIHVVIKFKSMHTVTNFFIANLAVADLLVNTLCLPFTLTYTLMGEWKMGPVLCHLVPYAQALAVQVSTITLTVIALNRHRCIVYHLESKISTRISFLIIGLAWGISALLASPLAIFREYSLIEIIPDFAIVACTEKWPGEGKSIYGTVYSLSSLLILYVLPLGIISFSYTRIWSKLKNHVSPGTANDHYHQRRQKTTKMLVCVVVVFAVSWLPLHAFQLAVDIDNQVLNLREYKLLFTVFHIIAMCSTFANPLLYGWMNSNYRKAFLSAFRCEQRLDTIHSEVPVSFQVKKNLEVKKHRGSFTEATNV; via the coding sequence ATGCTGAAGATGGGCCCTCTAGGTACAGAGGCTGATGAGAACCAGACAGTGGAAGAAATGAACATGGAGCAGTATGGACCAGAGCAGACCACCCCGAGAGGCGAGACGGCCCCTGACTCTGAGCCCGAGCTTATAGATAGCACCAGGCTGATTGAGGTGCAGATTATCCTCATATTGGCCTATTGCTCCATCATCTTGCTTGGGGTGATTGGCAACTCCTTGGTGATCCATGTGGTGATCAAATTCAAGAGCATGCACACAGTAACCAACTTTTTCATTGCCAATCTGGCTGTGGCGGATCTTCTGGTGAACACCCTGTGCTTGCCATTCACTCTTACCTACACCTTAATGGGAGAGTGGAAAATGGGTCCTGTCCTTTGTCACCTGGTACCCTATGCCCAGGCCCTGGCAGTACAAGTGTCCACAATCACCTTGACGGTAATTGCCCTGAACCGACATCGTTGCATCGTCTACCACCTGGAGAGCAAGATCTCCACGCGAATCAGCTTCCTTATTATTGGCTTGGCCTGGGGCATCAGTGCCCTGCTAGCAAGCCCCCTGGCCATCTTCCGCGAGTATTCACTGATTGAGATTATTCCAGACTTTGCGATTGTGGCCTGTACCGAGAAGTGGCCCGGCGAAGGGAAGAGTATTTACGGCACTGTCTACAGTCTTTCCTCCTTATTAATCCTGTATGTTTTGCCTCTGGGCATCATATCATTTTCCTACACTCGTATCTGGAGTAAACTTAAGAACCACGTCAGCCCTGGAACTGCTAATGATCACTACCATCAGCGGAGGCAAAAGACCACCAAAATGCTGGTGTGCGTGGTGGTGGTGTTTGCAGTCAGCTGGTTGCCTCTCCATGCTTTCCAACTTGCTGTCGACATTGACAACCAAGTCCTGAACCTGAGGGAGTACAAACTCCTCTTCACAGTGTTCCACATCATTGCCATGTGCTCCACCTTTGCCAACCCCCTTCTCTATGGCTGGATGAACAGCAACTACAGGAAAGCTTTCCTGTCTGCCTTCCGTTGTGAGCAGAGGTTGGACACCATTCACTCTGAGGTGCCCGTGTCTTTCCAGGTCAAAAAGAACCTGGAAGTCAAAAAGCATCGTGGCTCTTTCACAGAGGCAACCAACGTCTAA